From one Rhodamnia argentea isolate NSW1041297 chromosome 1, ASM2092103v1, whole genome shotgun sequence genomic stretch:
- the LOC115750223 gene encoding cytochrome P450 89A2-like: MDLWFLIVVTLSVAALLRATVNLLSSDAKKKKSLPPGPLAFPVIGNFLWLRKSFSELEPILRSLRARHGPIVTLHIGSRPAVFVSSPALAHQALVHHGAVFSDRPPPSATVRVLSSNQHNINSSSYGPNWRLLRRNITAEILHPSHLRSYSGARAWVLHILVRELRSQAGGVVRVVDHFQYAMFCLLVLMCFGDRLEEKQIRQIEETQRRLMLGMRRFRLLNFWPRLSKLVLRNRWKEFYELHENQNRVLVPLIRARSKAKREQLSKAKENGNEVDGDWTVSYVDTLLDLELPEEKRKLEENELGSLCSEFLNAGTDTTSTALQWIMANLVKYPEIQERLYDEIKSVVGQGAEQVKEEDLQRMSYLKAIVLEGLRRHPPAHFVVPHSVTEDAELGGYVIPKDVNINFMVAEMGWDPEVWEDPMAFKPERFLNCKAGGFDITGSREIKMMPFGVGRRICPGYGLAMLHLEYFVANLVWLYQWRTAAGEEVDLSEKQEFTIVMKNPLSSQICPRNVGTRNVGT, encoded by the exons ATGGATCTCTGGTTCCTCATCGTCGTCACCCTCTCCGTCGCCGCCCTCCTCAGAGCCACCGTCAACCTCCTCTCCTCCGacgccaagaagaagaagagcctCCCGCCAGGCCCCCTCGCCTTCCCTGTTATAGGCAACTTCCTATGGCTCCGCAAGTCCTTCTCTGAGCTCGAGCCCATCCTCCGCTCCCTCCGCGCCCGCCACGGCCCGATAGTCACCCTCCACATCGGCTCCCGCCCCGCCGTCTTCGTCTCCTCCCCCGCACTCGCCCACCAGGCCCTCGTCCACCACGGCGCCGTCTTCTCCGACCGGCCGCCGCCCTCCGCCACCGTCCGCGTCCTCTCCTCCAACCAGCACAACATCAACTCCTCCTCGTACGGCCCCAACTGGCGCCTCCTCCGCCGGAACATCACAGCAGAGATCCTCCATCCCTCCCACCTCCGCTCCTACTCCGGCGCCCGTGCGTGGGTCCTACACATCCTTGTGAGGGAGCTCAGGTCCCAGGCCGGCGGTGTCGTCCGGGTCGTCGACCACTTCCAATACGCCATGTTCTGCTTGCTGGTCCTCATGTGCTTCGGAGACAGGCTCGAGGAGAAGCAGATTAGGCAGATCGAGGAGACTCAGCGACGGTTGATGCTGGGTATGCGGCGGTTCAGACTGCTCAATTTCTGGCCGCGGCTGAGCAAGCTCGTGCTCCGGAACCGATGGAAGGAGTTCTACGAGCTCCACGAGAATCAGAATCGCGTCCTCGTCCCGCTCATCAGAGCTCGATCCAAGGCCAAGCGAGAGCAATTGAGCAAAGCCAAGGAGAACGGGAATGAAGTTGATGGTGATTGGACCGTGTCGTACGTGGACACGCTCCTGGACCTGGAGCTgccggaggagaagaggaagctgGAGGAGAACGAGCTCGGGAGCCTCTGCTCGGAGTTCCTCAACGCCGGCACCGACACAACGTCTACGGCGCTGCAGTGGATCATGGCGAACCTGGTCAAGTACCCAGAAATCCAAGAGAGGCTCTACGATGAAATCAAATCAGTCGTGGGACAAGGAGCGGAGCAAGTGAAGGAGGAGGACCTGCAGAGGATGAGCTACCTGAAGGCCATTGTGCTGGAGGGGCTGCGCCGCCACCCGCCGGCGCACTTCGTGGTGCCGCACTCGGTGACGGAGGACGCGGAGCTGGGCGGGTACGTGATCCCCAAGGACGTGAACATCAACTTCATGGTGGCGGAGATGGGTTGGGACCCGGAGGTGTGGGAGGACCCGATGGCGTTCAAGCCCGAGAG GTTCTTGAATTGCAAAGCCGGGGGGTTCGACATCACGGGGAGCAGGGAGATAAAGATGATGCCTTTTGGAGTGGGGAGGAGAATCTGTCCTGGATACGGGCTTGCGATGCTGCACTTGGAGTACTTCGTGGCGAACTTGGTCTGGCTGTACCAGTGGCGGACTGCGGCGGGCGAAGAGGTCGACCTGTCGGAGAAGCAGGAGTTCACCATAGTGATGAAGAACCCTTTGAGTTCTCAGATTTGTCCCAGGAACGTGGGCACCAGGAACGTGGGCACCTGA